In one Musa acuminata AAA Group cultivar baxijiao chromosome BXJ2-5, Cavendish_Baxijiao_AAA, whole genome shotgun sequence genomic region, the following are encoded:
- the LOC103984892 gene encoding 3-hydroxyisobutyryl-CoA hydrolase 1 isoform X2: MASSSPNADNDGTSDQVLVEDCRFTRILTLNRPQQLNALSTPMIMKLLKLFVAYEKDSDVKLLIVKVFAMPETSLGFFPDIGASYFLSRLPGFFGEYLGLTGARLDGAEMLACGLATHFVPSMNLAYLEDLLTKVETSDPFVICASIDQFSQMVPLKASSAYNRLDIIDKCFSKETVEEIISALEKESASMADEWIVVAIQALKKASPISLKVTLRSIREGRLQGVDRCLTKEFRLCCHILRLEASKDFLEGFRAILVDKDRNPKWEPPRLDLVDSKVLDQYFAEVDDANWEDLKLPSRRNLAANYVSKM, translated from the exons ATGGCCTCGTCCTCGCCAAACGCCGACAATGATGGCACAAGCGATCAG GTTTTGGTAGAAGACTGCAGGTTTACAAGGATATTGACGCTTAACAGGCCTCAACAGCTGAATGCTCTGTCTACTCCAATG ATTATGAAGCTACTGAAGCTTTTTGTTGCTTATGAGAAGGATTCTGATGTCAAATTATTGATAGTGAAG GTTTTCGCTATGCCAGAAACCTCACTGGGATTCTTCCCAGATATAGGCGCTTCATATTTTTTATCAAGGCTTCCAGGATTCTTCG GGGAATATCTTGGCTTGACTGGTGCAAGGCTAGATGGGGCTGAAATGCTTGCATGTGGCCTAGCAACTCACTTTGTCCCTTCTATG AATTTGGCATATCTGGAAGATTTGCTCACTAAGGTGGAAACTTCTGATCCCTTTGTAATCTGCGCAAGTATTGATCAGTTCTCACAAATGGTGCCTCTGAAAGCGAGTAGTGCTTATAATAG ATTGGATATAATTGACAAATGCTTCTCCAAAGAAACGGTCGAAGAAATTATATCTGCTCTT GAGAAGGAATCTGCTAGCATGGCTGATGAGTGGATTGTGGTTGCAATTCAGGCATTGAAAAAGGCATCTCCTATCAGTCTAAAAGTCACTCTTAGATCG ATCAGAGAAGGGAGACTGCAAGGAGTTGATCGATGTCTTACGAAGGAATTCAGATTGTGTTGTCATATATTACGTCTCGAAGCCAGCAAGGATTTCTTAGAG GGTTTCAGGGCTATATTGGTGGATAAAGACAGGAATCCGAAG TGGGAGCCTCCTAGATTGGATCTGGTAGATTCCAAGGTGCTTGATCAGTATTTTGCCGAGGTCGACGACGCAAACTGGGAGGATCTAAAACTCCCATCAAGACGCAATCTAGCTGCCAACTATGTGTCAAAGATGTGA
- the LOC135613264 gene encoding E3 ubiquitin-protein ligase PUB23-like produces the protein MEYPVTFATGISYDRESIEKWLFIYKQSTCPVTMRRLPNSDLIPNHTLRRLMSSFRETAGGGPAKPPPRLPDVIDHDELVSLLKNVQTGPFRVTYLRKLRALVDKDVELQKDLIRLGGAQVLGRIMASHGVVEYWDLDDFRDRDEAVGVLALLPLSDEATVELLWKPDCVRSMMEILQSGTAEAQLRTMSILMKASKTNNEWTNTVAAEDGDVVKSLLDLVSDEVSTRLTSSSLDVVLEIVATSKKNRLKAIEAGAIRVSVEILTDADGRKCEKVLLLLTRLCKCPEGRSAMADHGLGVAAVSEKIQRVSRLATKLGVKILWLMSSNRPTEQLLEEMTVVGSVAKLLASSHIDEQSSYKKRAMRMIKLHGAAWRRYPCS, from the coding sequence ATGGAGTATCCGGTGACGTTCGCCACCGGCATCTCGTACGACAGGGAGAGCatcgagaaatggctcttcatctaCAAACAGTCGACATGCCCGGTCACCATGCGGCGGCTGCCGAACTCTGATCTCATTCCTAATCACACCCTCCGACGTCTCATGTCGTCCTTCCGGGAGACCGCAGGGGGAGGGCCCGCCAAGCCGCCTCCACGCTTGCCCGACGTGATCGACCACGACGAACTGGTTTCGCTGCTGAAGAACGTCCAAACGGGGCCCTTCAGGGTCACCTATCTGAGAAAACTACGGGCGCTCGTCGACAAGGACGTCGAGTTGCAGAAGGATTTGATTCGATTGGGAGGCGCCCAAGTGTTGGGCCGCATCATGGCGTCCCATGGCGTCGTGGAGTACTGGGACTTGGACGATTTCCGAGATCGCGACGAGGCTGTCGGCGTCCTGGCTCTCCTCCCCTTGTCGGATGAGGCCACGGTGGAGCTCCTATGGAAGCCCGACTGCGTGAGATCGATGATGGAGATCCTCCAAAGTGGAACCGCCGAGGCCCAACTCCGCACCATGTCCATCTTGATGAAGGCATCGAAGACCAACAACGAGTGGACCAACACGGTAGCGGCGGAAGATGGCGATGTCGTCAAGTCCTTGTTGGACCTTGTGTCCGATGAAGTCTCAACCAGGCTAACCTCCTCCTCGTTGGACGTAGTGCTCGAGATCGTCGCGACCTCGAAGAAGAACCGCCTGAAGGCGATCGAAGCCGGCGCGATTCGCGTCTCGGTCGAGATTCTGACGGACGCAGACGGGCGCAAGTGCGAGAAGGTGTTGCTGCTGCTCACGAGGCTCTGCAAGTGCCCCGAGGGGCGATCGGCCATGGCCGACCACGGGCTGGGCGTGGCGGCGGTGTCCGAGAAGATACAGCGGGTGTCGAGGCTGGCGACCAAACTGGGCGTCAAGATCTTGTGGTTGATGAGCAGCAATCGGCCCACAGAGCAACTGCTGGAGGAGATGACGGTAGTCGGGTCGGTGGCGAAGCTCCTGGCCTCGTCGCACATCGATGAGCAGTCGTCCTACAAGAAGAGAGCCATGAGGATGATCAAGTTGCATGGGGCTGCATGGAGGCGGTACCCGTGTTCCTAG
- the LOC103984892 gene encoding probable 3-hydroxyisobutyryl-CoA hydrolase 3 isoform X1, which yields MASSSPNADNDGTSDQVLVEDCRFTRILTLNRPQQLNALSTPMIMKLLKLFVAYEKDSDVKLLIVKGNGRAFSAGGDVASVARSVAQGQWALGTEFLRNQYTLNYIIATYGKPQVSILDGIVMGGGAGVSIHGRFRVVTEKTVFAMPETSLGFFPDIGASYFLSRLPGFFGEYLGLTGARLDGAEMLACGLATHFVPSMNLAYLEDLLTKVETSDPFVICASIDQFSQMVPLKASSAYNRLDIIDKCFSKETVEEIISALEKESASMADEWIVVAIQALKKASPISLKVTLRSIREGRLQGVDRCLTKEFRLCCHILRLEASKDFLEGFRAILVDKDRNPKWEPPRLDLVDSKVLDQYFAEVDDANWEDLKLPSRRNLAANYVSKM from the exons ATGGCCTCGTCCTCGCCAAACGCCGACAATGATGGCACAAGCGATCAG GTTTTGGTAGAAGACTGCAGGTTTACAAGGATATTGACGCTTAACAGGCCTCAACAGCTGAATGCTCTGTCTACTCCAATG ATTATGAAGCTACTGAAGCTTTTTGTTGCTTATGAGAAGGATTCTGATGTCAAATTATTGATAGTGAAG GGAAATGGAAGAGCATTTTCTGCTGGAGGGGATGTTGCATCAGTTGCCCGATCTGTCGCTCAAG GTCAATGGGCTCTGGGTACAGAATTCTTACGGAATCAATATACCTTAAATTACATAATTGCAACTTACGGCAAACCTCAG GTTTCTATTCTAGATGGAATTGTCATGGGTGGCGGGGCTGGCGTTTCAATACATGGTAGATTTAGAGTTGTCACGGAGAAAACG GTTTTCGCTATGCCAGAAACCTCACTGGGATTCTTCCCAGATATAGGCGCTTCATATTTTTTATCAAGGCTTCCAGGATTCTTCG GGGAATATCTTGGCTTGACTGGTGCAAGGCTAGATGGGGCTGAAATGCTTGCATGTGGCCTAGCAACTCACTTTGTCCCTTCTATG AATTTGGCATATCTGGAAGATTTGCTCACTAAGGTGGAAACTTCTGATCCCTTTGTAATCTGCGCAAGTATTGATCAGTTCTCACAAATGGTGCCTCTGAAAGCGAGTAGTGCTTATAATAG ATTGGATATAATTGACAAATGCTTCTCCAAAGAAACGGTCGAAGAAATTATATCTGCTCTT GAGAAGGAATCTGCTAGCATGGCTGATGAGTGGATTGTGGTTGCAATTCAGGCATTGAAAAAGGCATCTCCTATCAGTCTAAAAGTCACTCTTAGATCG ATCAGAGAAGGGAGACTGCAAGGAGTTGATCGATGTCTTACGAAGGAATTCAGATTGTGTTGTCATATATTACGTCTCGAAGCCAGCAAGGATTTCTTAGAG GGTTTCAGGGCTATATTGGTGGATAAAGACAGGAATCCGAAG TGGGAGCCTCCTAGATTGGATCTGGTAGATTCCAAGGTGCTTGATCAGTATTTTGCCGAGGTCGACGACGCAAACTGGGAGGATCTAAAACTCCCATCAAGACGCAATCTAGCTGCCAACTATGTGTCAAAGATGTGA
- the LOC103985064 gene encoding uric acid degradation bifunctional protein TTL-like, which produces MTALSCVEEGVLRCCGSKRFAKEMVSASPFTDLDHALRSACDIWFDEELVEWNFRYRETFGFVFLICASGRGTIEILAELKKRYLNRPIVELEIAAQEEMKIIELRLARLFNSDAGSNIPVTTRLPVSSPTK; this is translated from the exons ATGACGGCTCTTTCGTGCGTGGAAGAGGGCGTGCTGCGCTGCTGCGGCAGCAAAAGGTTCGCCAAGGAGATGGTCTCGGCCTCCCCCTTCACCGACCTCGACCACGCCCTCCGATCCGCCTGCGACATCTGGTTCGACGAG GAATTGGTGGAATGGAATTTTCGGTACAGGGAGACGTTTGGGTTCGTGTTCCTCATATGCGCATCTGGGAGGGGAACGATTGAGATCCTTGCTGAATTAAAG AAACGCTACCTGAATAGGCCCATTGTCGAACTTGAAATAGCAGCACAAGAGGAGATGAAGATAATTGAATTGCGTCTTGCTAGGCTTTTTAATTCTGATGCTGGATCAAACATTCCAGTCACAACTCGTCTTCCTGTTAGTTCTCCAACTAAGTAG
- the LOC103984894 gene encoding 3-hydroxyisobutyryl-CoA hydrolase 1 isoform X2, translating to MKLLKLFVAYEKDSDVKLLIVKGNGRAFSAGGDVAAVVQSVTQGHWTLGAEFFRNEYTLNYIIATYSKPQVSILDGIVMGGGAGISIHGRFRVVTEKTVFAMPETALGFFPDIGASYFLSRLPGFFGEYVGLTGARLDGAEMLACGLATHFVPSMNLTYLEDLLTKVETSDPFVICAIIDQFSKMVPLKVSSAYNRLDIVDKCFSKETVEDIISALEKESASMADEWIVVAIQELKKASPISLKITLRSIREGRLQGVDRCLMKDFRLCCHILRFEASKDFSEGCRAILVDKDRNPKWEPSRLDLVDSKVLDQYFAEVDDPNWEDLKLPSRCSLDVKFVSKI from the exons ATGAAGCTACTGAAGCTTTTTGTTGCTTATGAGAAGGATTCTGATGTCAAATTATTGATAGTGAAG GGAAATGGAAGAGCATTTTCTGCTGGAGGGGATGTTGCAGCAGTTGTCCAATCTGTAACTCAAG GTCATTGGACTCTGGGTGCAGAATTCTTCCGGAATGAATATACCTTAAATTACATAATTGCAACTTACAGCAAGCCTCAG GTTTCTATTCTAGATGGAATTGTCATGGGTGGTGGGGCTGGCATTTCAATACATGGTAGATTTAGAGTTGTCACAGAGAAAACG GTTTTTGCTATGCCAGAAACAGCACTGGGATTCTTCCCAGATATAGGCGCTTCATATTTTTTATCAAGGCTTCCAGGATTCTTTG GGGAATATGTTGGCTTGACCGGTGCAAGGTTAGATGGGGCTGAAATGCTTGCATGTGGCCTAGCAACTCACTTTGTCCCTTCTATG AATTTGACATACCTGGAAGATTTACTCACTAAGGTGGAAACTTCTGATCCCTTTGTAATCTGCGCAATAATTGATCAATTCTCAAAAATGGTGCCTCTGAAAGTGAGTAGTGCTTATAATAG ATTGGATATAGTTGACAAGTGCTTCTCCAAAGAAACAGTTGAAGATATTATATCTGCTCTT GAAAAAGAATCTGCTAGCATGGCCGATGAGTGGATTGTGGTTGCAATCCAGGAATTGAAAAAGGCATCTCCTATCAGTCTGAAAATCACTCTTAGATCG ATCAGAGAAGGGAGACTGCAAGGAGTTGATCGATGTCTTATGAAGGATTTCAGATTGTGTTGCCATATATTACGTTTTGAAGCCAGCAAGGATTTCTCAGAG GGTTGCAGGGCTATATTGGTGGATAAAGATAGGAATCCGAAG TGGGAGCCTTCTAGATTGGATCTGGTAGATTCCAAAGTGCTTGATCAGTATTTTGCTGAGGTCGACGATCCAAACTGGGAGGACCTAAAACTCCCATCAAGATGCAGCTTAGATGTCAAATTTGTGTCAAAGATTTGA